ATCGTCTCGCTGGTCCTGGGTTCGCTGCAGCTGGCGCTGATCGGTGCGGCCGTGATCGTCGACGGACGTTCGGAGAGTTAGGCCGTGTCCGTCCGGTGAGCGAGACGACGCAGCCGGCTCCCACCACCCGCCGAGGTCAGGCCAAGGCCGCGCGGCGCGGTGAACTCCTCGCGGCCGCGGCGCGCCAAATGGCGCGCCGCGGCTTCGTCGCCGTGCGCCTGGAGGACATCGGCGCGGAGGTCGGCATCAGCGGTCCGGCCATGTACCGGCACTTCTCGTCCAAGAACGACGTCCTCGACGAGCTGCTGCTCGACATCAGCGAGCGGCTGCAGACCGGGGGCGACGAGGTGGTGGCCCGCGGCGGCTCCCCGGACGAGGTGCTGCGCCGGCTGGTCGAATTCCACATCGACGTGCTGGTCACCAAGCCGGACCTGATCGCGATTCAGGACCGGGACCTGCACTCGCTGAGCGCCGACGCGCGCCACCGCGTCCGCACGCTGCAGCGCCGCTACGTGGAGACCTGGGTGTCGGTGCTGGTCGACGCCGCCGCCGCGGCCGGACGTGCACTGCCGGCCGAGGAGGCCCGGGTCCGGGCGCACGCGACCTTCGGCCTCCTCAACTCGTCACCGCGGTTGCCGCCGTTCGACGTGACCCGGCTGGCCGCGCTCCTGACCGACATGGCGCTGGCGGCCCTCCTCGTCGACTGAGGCGTCACCGAAGTCTCAGACCTCGGTCAGCCGGGTCAGTTCGGCGCGGAAGCGTTCGACGTTCGCGAGTTTGATCCCCTCGTAACCCCGCACCAGATCGGGCAGTTCCGCGACGGCGACCGCCTGCTCGAGCTGCGCGGCCGAGGGGTGCTCGCCCAGGCCGGCGACCACCCGATCCAGCGCCGCCCGGTACTCGCCGATCAGCGCGCGCTCGGTCCGGCGGACCTGCGTGTGGCCGAACGGATCGAACCGGGTGCCCCGCAGCCGCTTCAGCGACTCCAGTCCGCGCAGCCCGGGGCGGCCCCAGCGGCCGACCGCCAGCTTCTTGCGCATCCCCAGCTCGCGCAACACCGGCGGGTGCAGGCGGACGGCCGTCGCGGCGCCGTCGCCGAACTGCTCGGCCACCTGCGCCGCGAACCCGGCATCGCGAGTCAGCCGGGCCACCTCGTACTCGTCCTTGTAGGCCATCAGCTTGTACAGGTTGCGGGCCGCCGCCGCGGTGAGCCGGTCGTCGCCGACGCGCTCGGAGATGCCGCCGACGTACGACGCGAACTCCCGCGCATAGGCCTCGTCCTGGTAGGTGACCAGTTCGTCGTACCGGCGGGCGACGACCTCGCGCGTCTCGTCGCCGGCCCCGATCAGCCCGGCCGCCGCGCGCA
The nucleotide sequence above comes from Gordonia sp. PP30. Encoded proteins:
- a CDS encoding TetR/AcrR family transcriptional regulator; this translates as MSETTQPAPTTRRGQAKAARRGELLAAAARQMARRGFVAVRLEDIGAEVGISGPAMYRHFSSKNDVLDELLLDISERLQTGGDEVVARGGSPDEVLRRLVEFHIDVLVTKPDLIAIQDRDLHSLSADARHRVRTLQRRYVETWVSVLVDAAAAAGRALPAEEARVRAHATFGLLNSSPRLPPFDVTRLAALLTDMALAALLVD